One window from the genome of Hippoglossus hippoglossus isolate fHipHip1 chromosome 6, fHipHip1.pri, whole genome shotgun sequence encodes:
- the tmem86a gene encoding lysoplasmalogenase-like protein TMEM86A encodes MPHRPPERGQKQSASPDTARYKQGGGGRPEPNSASTPTDSTDGDMVSPVSVVKSEGPKLVPFFKATCVYFVLWLPTSSPSWFSALIKCLPIFCLWVFLLAHGFSFLGAHSNARKILAGLIFSALGDAFLIWQEQGYFEHGLLMFAITHILYSSAFGMKPVNINAGLVIGAVSSVSYMLLYPYLSGPFTYLVAVYTALIGFMGWRAIAGLQLANDVWTWTKLCACLGAVLFMVSDLTIAVNKFCFPVPHSRAIIMATYYAAQMLISLSAVECQDVEVARKRT; translated from the exons ATGCCGCACCGCCCACCGGAGAGAGGACAAAAACAATCGGCATCCCCGGACACAGCTCGATacaaacagggggggggggggagacccGAACCCAATTCAGCCTCGACACCGACTGACAGCACCGACGGAGACATGGTTTCTCCGGTATCCGTG GTCAAGAGTGAAGGCCCGAAGCTGGTGCCCTTCTTCAAGGCGACATGCGTGTACTTTGTCCTGTGGCTGCCCACCTCCAGCCCGTCCTGGTTCAGCGCCCTGATCAAATGTCTGCCCATCTTCTGCCTGTGGGTCTTTCTGCTGGCGCACGGCTTCAGCTTCCTAGGTGCTCACTCCAATGCCCGCAAGATCCTGGCCGGCCTCATCTTCTCCGCTCTGGGTGACGCCTTTCTCATCTGGCAGGAGCAGGGCTACTTTGAACACG GCCTTCTGATGTTTGCCATCACCCACATCCTCTACTCATCTGCCTTTGGGATGAAACCTGTGAACATAAATGCTGGCCTCGTGATCGGTGCTGTGTCCTCTGTGAGCTACATGCTGCTGTACCCCTACCTGTCGGGCCCCTTCACCTACCTCGTGGCCGTCTACACCGCTCTGATCGGCTTCATGGGCTGGAGGGCCATCGCCGGCCTGCAGCTGGCCAACGACGTGTGGACCTGGACCAAGCTGTGCGCCTGCCTCGGCGCCGTGCTCTTCATGGTCTCTGACCTCACCATAGCCGTCAACAAGTTCTGCTTCCCCGTGCCACATTCGCGCGCCATCATCATGGCCACGTATTACGCCGCGCAGATGCTGATATCGCTATCGGCCGTCGAGTGCCAGGACGTGGAGGTTGCCAGGAAGAGAACGTGA
- the LOC117762993 gene encoding LOW QUALITY PROTEIN: immunoglobulin superfamily member 22-like (The sequence of the model RefSeq protein was modified relative to this genomic sequence to represent the inferred CDS: substituted 1 base at 1 genomic stop codon), whose product MAAQLLQATGGRVEQMEQQMMQMTSSSSSSSTSSSSTLTSSTSSTRLRKVAQGLSRTVEEHSGVQRKTSAVAESFSQVQKSTHVPKGESVPDFEEKLRPITAQEGDSALFKAKVTGGPRPSVSWERASGCPLSDGTKSFCDHINNQHILKIKNLALEDADVYRCIASNEHGEAINSASLIVAESKSNPALDFKKMLKKRXEHGPSEKKRQEKKPPTEEEMLKILAGADKKDYERICAEYGFTDFRGILKKLKEMKKKVEVEMVRVLKPLEDVTAKPDTNVVFDTILELKDPNIRMLWFLGTELLRIQYSHGKYEVKQMGTKHMLCVSSVGLSDMGTYTLQVGDKTLSARLNVIDEPLKFMSDFKPQKVTERQTAVFEVRLSKKTDAPLIWKVKGKEVKRDEKFEVSLSEDGLTYTLKIKDVKVSDTGDYTISIGDLTATAPLFIERIPIKFSSHLKNARVQERGKAHLECEMSSKDVHVRWLKDGCDITASRRYIFMREGRRAEAIVEDCELTDGGEYSVVCTQDNDTQEYVTSANLTVDERFASVKSGLSDAQCPTGAPVELCVVLDDEKVDGVWLKDGVEISEVRGVKVVKQGAVHKMLFSGVTHGHEGKYTFRAKGAESEAVLTIADPPEIDSSVLDLLGAQPVTVKAGQTAAIKIPFRGKPLPKVTWYRDGVEVTEDERTKMERTADSTSLVLSRCAREDSGAIMLRLKSDCGSAVANLYLNVIDHPKPPQGNVEFLELSGRCVRMKWQAPRDNGGRQVTSFVIERRVAGKKSWARAGEVESSTTVFSDDKVEEGQVYQYRIRAVNTEGMSDPLETEEVRAGEPIEPPGTASQPQVSDVTKDSMTVSWTPPAHDGGAAVLGYILERRKKGSSMWLQVNKELLTDSKFLVDGLVDDVEYEFRVTSVNRAGAGCPSTVSNAVLAKDPICAPGLVRNLCVTDSTNSSISLRWTPPEHGDEPSGYILEVRPEDAKEWTKAAKIPIPGTAFTVGGLQERMKYHFRIRAVNEGGVGESIELLEGVLAMPPPVLPRFDLEGKLKNQMVVRAGTTLCLHLSFTASPAPVVTWLKDGVLTAGKEVITKSKSNSQFLISSSQRSDSGLYRVLLKNDYGEAHYDVKVRITDFPQPPKNLHLEEEVPGTVTLQWDHSPDLSDEDDGAHYIILKRDSSTASWFTVAERVFSTRYTVTGLLPGRKYYFRVIAQNSIGDSDPLDSKEPVIIAKEKEFISSLRLKEYASQPRQAKPTFLLPLKDHAVRRGHDCSMSCAYQGSPTPQACWYKGESKISDCTRFWHSTANGVCTLVIPTCGAKDGGEYTLVLENCLGTTKCSCNLVIFDKDDKGLLESLACQANKEKLIY is encoded by the exons atggcaGCACAACTTCTCCAGGCCACTGGGGGCAGAGTGGAGCAGATGGAGCAGCAGATGATGCAGatgacctcctcctcttcctcctcctccacctcatcctcctccactctcacctcctccacaaGCTCCACCAGGCTGAGGAAAGTGGCCCAGGGCTTGTCAAGGACCGTGGAAG AGCACTCGGGGGTTCAGCGTAAGACCTCGGCCGTGGCGGAGTCCTTCAGCCAGGTACAGAAATCCACCCACGTCCCCAAGGGAGAGTCTGTCCCAGATTTCGAGGAGAAGCTGCGGCCCATCACTGCCCAAGAGG GGGACAGTGCCCTGTTCAAGGCCAAAGTGACGGGGGGTCCTCGACCCAGTGTGAGCTGGGAGCGAGCCAGCGGGTGTCCCCTGTCTGACGGGACAAAATCGTTCTGTGACCACATCAACAATCAGCACATTCTCAAG ATCAAGAACCTGGCCCTGGAGGATGCTGACGTCTACAGGTGCATCGCATCCAACGAGCACGGTGAAGCCATTAACTCTGCATCCCTCATCGTTGCAGAAAGTAAGTCGA ATCCGGCGTTGGATTTCAAAAAGATGCTGAAGAAACGGTAGGAACACGGGCC CAGTGAGAAGAAAAGGCAGGAGAAGAAGCCgcccacagaggaggagatgttaAAGATCCTGGCTGGAGCTGACAAGAAGGACTACGAGCGGATCTGCGCCGAGTACGGCTTCACCGACTTCAGAGGCATTCTTAAGAagctgaaggagatgaagaagaaagtggaggtggag ATGGTGCGCGTGTTAAAGCCCCTGGAGGACGTCACCGCCAAACCTGACACCAACGTCGTCTTCGACACCATCCTGGAGCTGAAGGATCCAAACATCAGGATGCTGTGGTTTCTG GGCACGGAGCTGCTGCGGATCCAGTACTCTCACGGGAAATACGAAGTGAAACAGATGGGAACCAAGCACATGCTGTGCGTCTCTAGCGTGGGCCTCAGTGACATGGGCACCTACACGCTGCAGGTCGGAGACAAGACGCTGTCGGCCAGGCTTAACGTCATAG ATGAGCCTCTGAAATTTATGTCCGACTTCAAACCCCAGAAAGTGACGGAGCGGCAGACTGCCGTGTTTGAGGTCCGTCTCTCCAAGAAGACGGATGCACCGCTCATCTGGAAG GTAAAAggaaaggaagtgaaaagagaTGAAAAGTTTGAAGTGTCCTTGTCTGAGGACGGTCTGACCTACACCTTGAAGATAAAGGACGTCAAAGTCAGCGACACAGGAGACTACACCATCAGCATCGGAGACCTCACCGCCACCGCGCCGCTTTTCATCGAGC GGATTCCCATCAAGTTCTCCAGCCACTTGAAGAACGCCCGCGTGCAGGAGAGGGGCAAGGCCCACCTGGAGTGCGAGATGAGCTCCAAGGACGTGCATGTCCGCTGGCTGAAGGACGGCTGCGACATCACAGCGAGCCGCCGGTACATCTTCATGCGCGAGGGGAGGAGGGCAGAGGCCATCGTCGAGGACTGCGAGCTGACGGACGGCGGGGAGTACTCTGTCGTCTGCACGCAGGACAACGACACGCAGGAATATGTCACCTCTGCCAATCTCACCGTGGACG AGCGTTTCGCCTCAGTGAAGAGCGGTTTGTCAGATGCTCAGTGTCCCACCGGGGCCCCCGTCGAGCTGTGTGTGGTCCTCGACGACGAGAAGGTGGACGGGGTGTGGCTGAAGGACGgagtggag ATTTCAGAGGTGCGCGGGGTTAAGGTGGTCAAACAAGGAGCCGTCCACAAGATGCTCTTCTCTGGTGTGACTCACGGCCACGAGGGCAAGTACACCTTCAGAGCCAAGGGGGCGGAGAGTGAGGCTGTGCTCACCATTGCAG ACCCTCCAGAGATTGATTCTTCTGTGCTGGACCTATTGGGGGCGCAACCCGTGACCGTGAAGGCCGGTCAGACAGCCGCCATTAAGATCCCCTTCAGAGGCAAACCACTGCCCAAGGTCACCTGGTACAGAGATGGAGTGGAGGTCACGGAGGATGAGAGAACCAAGATGGAGAGGACAGCCGACAGCACGTCCCTGGTGCTCAGCAG ATGTGCGCGTGAAGACAGTGGTGCAATCATGCTCCGTCTGAAGAGCGACTGCGGCTCTGCTGTCGCCAACCTGTATCTGAACGTGATTG ACCACCCAAAGCCTCCTCAAGGGAACGTGGAGTTCCTGGAGCTGTCAGGAAGGTGCGTCAGAATGAAGTGGCAGGCTCCCCGGGACAACGGGGGTAGGCAGGTGACCAGCTTTGTGATCGAGCGGCGGGTGGCAGGGAAGAAGTCGTGGGCCAGAGCTGGAGAAGTGGAGAGCAGCACCACGGTGTTCAGCGATGACAAGGTGGAGGAGGGACAGGTGTACCAGTATCGCATCAGAGCCGTCAACACCGAGGGCATGAGCGACCctctggagacagaggaggtgcGTGCCGGAGAGCCCATAG AGCCTCCAGGCACAGCGTCCCAGCCTCAAGTGTCTGACGTCACGAAGGACAGCATGACGGTGAGCTGGACGCCTCCGGCTCATGACGGAGGAGCAGCGGTTCTGGGATACAtcctggagaggaggaagaaaggcaGCAGCATGTGGCTGCAGGTCAATAAGGAGCTGCTCACAG ATTCTAAATTCCTGGTGGACGGGCTGGTGGACGATGTGGAGTATGAATTCAGAGTCACCAGTGTGAACAGGGCAGGAGCCGGCTGTCCCAGCACTGTCTCCAATGCCGTACTCGCCAAAGATCCAATAT GTGCCCCCGGCCTGGTGAGGAACCTGTGCGTGACTGACTCCACAAACTCCTCCATTTCCCTGAGGTGGACTCCTCCGGAGCACGGAGACGAACCCTCGGGCTACATCCTGGAGGTGCGTCCCGAAGATGCTAAAGAGTGGACGAAAGCTGCTAAGATTCCCATCCCCGGCACTGCGTTCACCGTCGGAGGACTTCAGGAGCGGATGAAGTACCACTTCCGTATCCGAGCTGTCAATGAAGGAGGGGTGGGAGAGAGCATCGAGCTGCTGGAGGGTGTATTGGCCATGCCTCCACCCG TGTTGCCCAGGTTTGACCTTGAGGGAAAGCTGAAGAACCAGATGGTGGTCCGAGCTGGAACGACACTTTGCCTTCACCTCAGCTTCACT GCCTCTCCTGCCCCGGTGGTAACGTGGCTCAAGGATGGCGTCCTCACCGCAGGAAAGGAGGTCATCACCAAGAGCAAGAGTAACTCCCAgttcctcatttcctcctctcagcGATCGGACTCTGGTCTCTACCGTGTCCTCCTGAAGAACGACTATGGAGAAGCTCACTATGATGTTAAAGTGAGGATTACAG ACTTTCCTCAACCACCAAAGAACCTGCACCTGGAAGAGGAGGTCCCGGGCACGGTGACCCTGCAGTGGGATCACTCTCCAGACCTGTCTGACGAGGATGATGGTGCCCATTACATCATCCTCAAACGAGACTCCAGCACCGCCTCCTGGTTCACTGTGGCCGAGCGTGTCTTCAGCACCAGGTACACTGTCACCGGGTTGCTGCCCGGGAGGAAGTACTACTTCAGGGTCATCGCACAAAACTCCATTGGGGACAGCGACCCGTTGGACTCGAAGGAACCTGTTATCATTGCCAAAGAAAAGG aGTTCATCAGCAGTCTCCGGTTGAAAGAATATGCCTCACAACCACGTCAGGCGAAGCCCACTTTCCTGCTGCCACTGAAGGACCACGCTGTTCGCAGAGGACACGACTGCTCCATGAGCTGTGCCTACCAGGGCTCGCCAACGCCACAG GCCTGCTGGTATAAAGGGGAATCAAAGATCTCCGACTGCACTCGGTTCTGGCACAGCACGGCCAACGGAGTGTGCACGCTGGTCATCCCCACCTGTGGAGCCAAAGATGGCGGAGAATACACGCTGGTGCTGGAGAACTGTCTGGGGACAACCAAGTGCTCCTGCAACCTGGTGATCTTTG ATAAGGATGACAAGGGTCTGCTGGAGAGCCTGGCCTGCCAGGCAAACAAAGAGAAGCTTATTTATTGA